Part of the Actinomycetes bacterium genome, TGCCTCGCCGGATGGCTGCCAGCCGCATCCCTCATCCCTCCCCAGCCGGCGGGCGGGTCCCCGCAGCCTCACCAAGCGCTCGAAGCCCCGCATCCAGCCGCCGCTTCGACGCCCCGAACGCCGCGGCGACGGTCAGCTCGAAGAGCTGGCCGTCCGTCCAGCCAGCCTCCGCAAGCTCCTGGAGGCGTCGGTCGGTCAGCTTGTAGGCGTGCCGGCGGATCGTCTCCACATAGCTTTTGGCTAGCGGATCCGGGAGCGGGTCGCCGTCGATCCCCGCGGCGCGCGTCGGTGGCGAGAGCTCCCCGGGGCCGGTCCGCAGCCGCTCCTCGAGCTTTGTCAGGGCCTTGGCGTGACGGTCTGTCATCGTGTCCCCGAATCCTCAGGACCCCCGGACGGGAAGCCTGTCCCGGGGCCCGGCGCCTACCGGGCTGGCAACGATCGCGCCGGCTGTCCCGGCCGCGCGATAATGCGCCCCCTCGACCGGGCACGCAACCGCTCGTTCCATACGTGGTGTTGGCGTGCCGGCTCAACCATGCAGCGTCGCGGCCCGGCTCGTTCAGCCGGAGTGCCGTGGTGGCCCACATGCTGAGCGACATCGGCTGTGCGACGTCCAGGCCAACCCAGGCGATCGCCCGTGCCGTCCTGGGTGCTGCCGCCAGCCCAGCCGCAACGACAGCGCCGGCGTGCCCACCGACCCGCCCGCCCCCAGGCTCCAAGCACGCAGAGCCTGACGAGCGCGACAGCGTCACGATCTTGGTCAACAGTCTTGACCTGACCGGCACTCCCCGAGCCCGCCACGGCCTCACCCCGGCCTCAACCCTTCGTGAAATATCGAGGCCAGGTGAAGACTAGCCCCGGCATTCGGCGCTGACCGAGTCGACGGACGCGGTGACGGCACCGTCCGCGTTCAGGGTCAGGTGAGACACCACATGAACGATAAAGTTGTCACTCGATCCCTGGCTGTCGACGTCGTGGACCTCGACTACCTGGATGACCAGTGGTAAGCCGTCGTCGCCGTTGAGGTTCTCCTCGGTCCAGAAGTCGCCAGCGAGCCGGTACATATCGCCGGTGACCTCTCCGGTGGCAACAACTCCCTGGGCGTTGCCGTGGACGACGACATGGAGGCCACCGCTGGCATCGTCGGTCACCTGAACCAACAACTGCAGCGTGCCGCTCGTGATGGTCATGTGCTCGCCGGTGCAGGGATTGAGGAAGGTCAGGCCGGCCACTTCCTGGTGAATGATCTGAGGGGAGGTGCTGGCGGTCGCGGGGCTCAGCGCGCCAAGGAGCAGTGGAGTCCCCGCGGTGAGCGCCGCAAAGGTAGTGCGCCGACCGAAGATGCCGACAAGCTGTGGCAGTCGCATGGTGAACTCCTTGCAGAGCTGCGCACCTTGCTTCTGGGCGCCGATCTGCCGGCCGCGCAACGACACCGTGCCTGGCCGCTCGGGTCGGCTGCCGTCGACCCAAAGCCATACTCCCACGATTCGAGCCCGTGGCCATGGATTCCACCAGGATCGAATCATTGAGGCCCGTCCATGCGGAATGCGAGCATGTGTGAAGGCATCTGGGCGCGCCCGAGGCCGTTCCGGAGTGCGGGGCACGCGCAGGCCCAACCTCACATGGAGGCTGTCGTGGACGACGTGGAGGCTCTTGGTGATCGTAACCTGCGGTTCATCGAGGCATGTCGCCAGGGCTCATGGGAGATGCTGCAACCGATCCTCTCGCCATCCTTCGCGTACCTCGATGGAGCCACCGGCGAGGTGTGGGAGATGGACCGCTACATCAAGGATCTACGGGAGAACCCGGCGCCGACGCTGGTCATCGACCAGCTAGCGATCCACGTGGATGGCGACACGGCCGTCGCGTCCGCGCGGACGCAGAGTCGTCCCGGCCAGAGCAACCGATACATCGACACGTACGAGCGGCGCGGCGGCGAGTGGCTGTGTGTGCACGCGTGCGTGTGGCCGCTGCAGGCGAGCTGACGGTGGCTACCCGCGTCGACGATCGGTTGACCACCGAGATCAGCCCGCTCTGGTTGTGCGGTGGGTGTGGTGGTTCGCCGCGGGCTACGGTGGCGCGATGATCCGCCTGCGGATGAGCGCGACCGACCTCGAGCGCATGCGATTTGCCTATTCGCCGCTCGCCGAGGTGGCCGAGAGCCTGTACATGGTCAACTCGGGGCGCATCCACCGCCTGCATCGCGCCTGGTTCGACATAGCGCGTGACGGCCTGCGTCGCGTCGACATGGCCTTGCTCCGGGCCATCGTCCCCGCGCCGCGTCCGCACGTCGCGAGTTTCCTCCTCGGCGGTGCGACCGACCCCGCGACGACCATTGAGCAGCAGCTGAAGTTGGTCGCCGACTGCCCAGCGGATCGGTTGCGCGCGGATCTCGAGGTCGTCTGGCATGGCGACTTGCCACCGGCCGCAGAGCGGCTGGTCGCCGATGGCGCCAGCGGCGCGAGGCACCTCGCCGACGCCCTGTGGCAATACTGGGCAGTTGCCATCGAGCCGCACTGGCGACAGATTCGCGCCGTCCTCGATGCCGATATTGCCTACCGGGCGGCCCGCCTCGCCAGGGGCGGCATCGAAGCGCTGCTCTCGGACCTGCATCCGGAACTCGAGTTGGCCGAGCACGCGATTCAGATCGTCAGCTCGCGGCATAGCACCGAACACGATCTGTGCGGCGTTGGGCTGTTGCTCGTGCCGTGTGTCTTTGCCTGGCCGCACATCATGGTCGACCCGGGCACGGCCGGCTCGCCGAGCATTACCTACGGTCCCCGAGGGATCGGCGAGCTGTGGCCGACGGCCGCTGCGGAGGTGACCGGTGAGGACGCCTTGGGTGCGCTCCTCGGCCGCAGCCGCGCCGCCATCCTCATCAGCGTCGCGCTGCCGAAGTCGACGACCGACTTGGCGCGCGAACTCGGCCAGAGCACGCCCGCGGTCAGTACGCACCTCTCGGTCCTGCGGCGTAGTGGGCTGGTGACGTCGTGGCGTTCCGGGCGTCGCGTGCTGTACCAGCGCACACCGCTCGCCACCAGCATCGTGGCGGCCAGCGCTCCCGCTCTGGACATCGCTTCGGGGAACCCTGCGTAATCCCGGTCCGTTCGCGGCCTCGCCGCTTCCTACTGCTCCGTTCGTTAAATTCGGTAGATGAGGACGCGGCGTCGGTAGCGTGGGAGGTGGCGGTGGCCGGCCCCAGACCCACGGGCGGGCGCGGGCGTTGAAAGGGCGCAGGGCACCGAACACCCAGGTCTTCTCGGGCCTGCGGCCATAGTCCAGCTCGGCTTTGACCCGGTGGCCGTCGACGGTCCAGCCCGGTGCGGGTGGGAAGCTGCGTGGGATCACCGGGCCGAGCTCGTCGGCGCAGACCACGGTCGTTTCGGGCGGCGGGTCGGTGTAGCGGGCCAGGACGGCCGCTGGTTTGGGACGAAGTCGGGTCGGTGCTGCGGATCCACGACCGGGTCCGCCGCCAGCGCATCCCCTCGGCCAGTAGGATCTGACGGACCTGGCTGCGGCGCGCCGGCTGCCGGCGGCCCAGGCCGCGCCGGTCAGGGCGTCCAGCGTCCAGACCGCCGGGGCCTCGGGATCGGCGGGGGCCAGCAGCCCGTCGTCGCCCTGGACGAGCCGACCGGGCGGCTCGCACTGGGCCAGCTGGATGATCCGGCCGCGCTCGGTCTCGGTGATGCGCCGGGGCGCGCCACGAGCGGCGCCGCGTGACGGCTGCGAACCGGGGGGGTGTGGGTTGACCCAAGCGGCGTCGATGAGGCTCAGCTCCCGGGGGCAGCAGCGCGGTGATACAAGCCGGCCACGGCGGCGACCGCGGAGGCGGTCAAGAGCCCACCCGCAATCAGGTAGATCAGTGTGGAGACGCTGACCAGATCGAACGGTGCAAGCCCGTAGGCAGTGCGCAGCAGCGCGA contains:
- a CDS encoding nuclear transport factor 2 family protein, producing the protein MDDVEALGDRNLRFIEACRQGSWEMLQPILSPSFAYLDGATGEVWEMDRYIKDLRENPAPTLVIDQLAIHVDGDTAVASARTQSRPGQSNRYIDTYERRGGEWLCVHACVWPLQAS
- a CDS encoding DUF5937 family protein; the protein is MWWFAAGYGGAMIRLRMSATDLERMRFAYSPLAEVAESLYMVNSGRIHRLHRAWFDIARDGLRRVDMALLRAIVPAPRPHVASFLLGGATDPATTIEQQLKLVADCPADRLRADLEVVWHGDLPPAAERLVADGASGARHLADALWQYWAVAIEPHWRQIRAVLDADIAYRAARLARGGIEALLSDLHPELELAEHAIQIVSSRHSTEHDLCGVGLLLVPCVFAWPHIMVDPGTAGSPSITYGPRGIGELWPTAAAEVTGEDALGALLGRSRAAILISVALPKSTTDLARELGQSTPAVSTHLSVLRRSGLVTSWRSGRRVLYQRTPLATSIVAASAPALDIASGNPA